Sequence from the Molothrus aeneus isolate 106 chromosome 15, BPBGC_Maene_1.0, whole genome shotgun sequence genome:
TAGGATTTGGTGGCAACCAGAAAAAACACCTGTGTACCcagcattttctcctttccttgttCACCAAAGAAGATGAGTGTTATAACACCGTGTTGTACAAAAGATGCTCCCTTGGTGATTTGAggtgggctgggtttgggtaCATCCCTTGGGAAAGGGAAGTTCTCTTCCTGGTTCAAGACAAAAGTGCCATTGGTGAAGAagcccaccaccaccaccagaaTTACTAGGGTGCTCTTAGTCAACAGTGAAAGATTTGATAATAAAATAGTCTTTGGGTTTGGTTGAGCTGGTGTGATTTTTGGCGTGCTCCATGGACCACGTGCCCACAGCAGGTGCTGTAGGTGCAGGATGGGAGtcttcagagcagctgagccctCACCAACACCACACTGCTGATCTGGCTCAGGAAGGCAGGAGACTTTCTGGTCTTCTTGGCAACACTTTTGAAATAAGAAGGAAGGAGATTTATGAAGTACTGCAGAAAACAGCAAAGATGGCCAAGAAAAATCTTGAGTATCTAGCTGCTAAAAAAGTTTCTTCAATCAGATATTTTTAATGCTGCTCCTTTATGCAACTCCAAGTTAATGAGGGAAAGAGTGAAACAGTGACTTGATAGTCAAGGCACTTTGAAAGAGCTTAATTTCATATCTCTGGGGCTGGAACAGAATACTGTGCAGGGACTATGGTAAAAATGATATTTCAAAACTTATAAAATATTAGAGAATAATCtcctttaaaatttttacttCTGAATGATATGAATTAAAATAATCACAACAATCAGAACAGATTACAGTGAAGCTGCAGGAGATGAGGACTGAAACTAAAATCCATTGGCACATTTGCAGTCTGCTCTGAATCCCACAGACCCAAATTGTGTTTGGCTATTCAGGTGTAGATACACATGTAATTTGTGCAACTTTCAGAGGATCTATACAATTGCAACTCTATTTGATTCAAAGATTAATTCTGTAATTTTAATAAAGCTAGAGGGTCTTTATGTGCTGACCTGGAAGTTAGGGATTGGTCTCACTTTGGCATCTTTTCATTGCTTTGAGAGAAAGCTCATAGCCAAGAAACATGGCTGCACTCGATGGGAATCCTCTTATTGTATTGACCAGGAGGCCCCTAAAAAAGACCTGTAGGGAATGAGCAAGGTTAGAGCATAGGAATATATGGACTATtttaagaagagaaagaaaacattgaaTGAAGTCATGGTGGGATTCTGAAGGACCAAATCTTTTGGGTTTGCTTGGAAGATGTGCTCCCACTGCTGGTCTTGGCTGAGGTCTGCACTGGGGAAGGGGAGCACAGTGGCAGAAGTCACTGGTTTGGCATCCTGGTGCTCCCCACTGCAAACACCACACCCTGTGAGAGTGTGCACAAAGCCTTTACTGTGGGTTGAGTCTGCTCACAATGTGGTGGTTCCAGGAGGGATCTCTGCTGGCCTGCTTCTCACAAAATCACTCCCATTAACCACCAAGGCTCATCACCACAAGTCACTAATCTATAAATACCACAAGTTCAGAATAGATGTGAAAAAGAACTTCAGCAATCAAACTCCTTTCCAGGCTTTATAACAGCAAAATTCCCACAGCTACTgtaaaaaaccatgaaaaatctTGGCCCGAAGATCAGAAGACCTTTGATTTAAGCATGTAACCCATTTTTGCGCTGAAATTACTGAACTCTACTAAACACCATCATATCTTGTGTCAAGAAAATCCTAAGCATAGTGCTGACTTGTTTGAGACAGAATCAAAATGTGTTCACATAGTTTAAATAAAGCTTGCAATGTGAAATTGCAGTATTGGGACATTTAGGATATTATTTGATTTCTtgagatgttttgttttgttaggaAAGAGAAGtttctgggaagaaattcaATGTTTTTGCATTATGCATAAAGTAACACGAGAGACCCAAGTTAAATAATAATGAAGGTTTAGGATGAAAAGCCCAGAGGCATAAATTTTTCTTATCTGAGTGAACACACCTGGCTGTGGAGAAAGACAAGGGTGTAGTTGTGTTTCTTTGTGTACATCAGGCAGTATTGCCAGCACTGAGAATGCTGTTCCTTTGTCCCAGAATGAAAACATCCAGCCCTGGGTTTGCCATTTGTCAGTTGTGAGTCTCCCaacttttaaaaagattttcctCGTGAGAGCAGATTCCAGTCTTGCTATCAACTAATCACTCAATCCTACTGATGGCTTTGGGGCAGGTGCCAGATGGGACAGCAGAAAAACTACAAGAAGTACAGAGCTCTACCAGAAAACTCTTTTAGTTGTTAGTTCAGGCAGGACAAGGAGGgcagaggatgaggatggagagagaaaggaaaacccaTGGAAATTCCCATTTCAGCCACCCTGCTGTGGAAGTGCACAAGGCAGGTACTGTAGAGCCTGGGCACCCTGTCCCCCATCTGACTGTCCAAGCACAGTCCTCAGCATCTCTCCAGGTGCTTGTGCTTCACATGAATGTGACTTTCTTCACTCAGTGGCAAAAGCTGAACCAGACCACAGGCTCCTGAGACAGCTGGCATAACATAGTGGCACGTTGGCAAATATTGAAATCACACTGACTTGTGATTTTGCAGgatattttcctgtttgtaaCTTGTTACATTTCTCTTAGAATGTGAAAATTAACACTTTCGAGCTAAGAGACTACATGCTGTTCTGATGataaatacagatttatttcaATATCAGACGTTACTTCCACAACCATGCCTTGGCAACACAATAAAGCTGCAAACCCTTGGCAACACAATAAAGCTGCCATTCACATTTAATTGAGGCAAAGTTTGCAGGTAGAACAAATATCTTTTATTACACTAACAGACAAAGTCAGAAAAGGGAGATAAGTTGTTTGGCACGCAGCCCTTCTTCATGTTTGAAACGAAAGCAATTCTGATATAAGAACACTGACATTCAACAGTGCAAAAGCAGCATTAGTTCCACCAAAGCATTGCCCAAGGTGACCAGGCACATCCAGAATGCCAGGACAGTCCCACTGGAATCAGTTTATTGACACCAAAGTCAATGGGAAACATTTGACCTCTGCATTTTGCAGAAGAATCGCAGAGGTAAGACTTTCTACTTCTGATTTATGATAACTCAAATTATGTCCATGATTAAGTACACTAACATGAAATGTTGTTTGAAGTTAATTACACCAGCAGTGTGTGACCCCCCAGTCATTCATTTCTTCATTATGTAACATGTATTATAACTCTCACTATTTTGATTTTGAAGGAATCTACATGATAATTACCTACTGCCATAATAATAATTTACCACTAACTGGCTTTAACTGTctctcagcactgcaggcaggtTCTTAACAGTCACTGTGTTTTCCAATTGACAATTACATACCTAATAACCAGATTTAACTCCAAATGTCACTTACTTTTAAGCCCTCATTCTGGTAGCTCTGCAACATGCAGTCAATGGTCCCTTTGTACTGGTTTGAATAAACTCCATCTGCCTGAAGTCGACTTTTCACAACATCCATTGGAGTACATACTGCCCAGGAAACAGCTCCTGGAAAAATGCAGAAGTATTTGAATAATTCCTTCTCTATACTTTCTTGCCTACAGGTCAGTGCACTCAGAAATTGACATCTATCACATCATATTAATGTGATTTTCATTCAGGGCATTCACCCTGCTCAGGCACAGAAACAGAATTTCTGAAAGTTCCCTGTTTCTGGAAGGTGTTCATATTTTGGAGGTTATGCTGCTGATCAGATGCAGGTGACTCAAGAGGGGCTTCTCCAGGTGCAAATAcatctcctgctgtgctccaggtgGAACATGGACATGCCATGGGaagagcctgagctgctgcttggggTGATTTCAGAAAAAACTGAGTCTTCTGATAATTCCATTGCAAAGAGTATGAGCTGAGGATACAAATAATGGGTTGGTGCATCTCAGGCTGCCAGGATTAGGCTCCACACAGTGAGATACCCTGTCATTGCTTTAAAGAAATACCTGTTTCCATTGATCAGCCTGCAGCTGAGTGGGATGGTTTGCCTCTGCAAAGATCAGTACATGACTGCAATCCATGGCCCAGCTGGACAGACAAGAGTTGGTCTGGACCTACGTGAGTGTTGGGGCACACTAGAAAAACCATCCAGAGGCACCAGGGGCCTCTTTATTTGAGGAGAAGGCATTTTGTTATCATTACCTGAGCTAAGGGTTGACTTGCCTTTATGGATCTGCTATTTATAAATGGCAAGAAGCGGGTAGTGGGAGTAGGGGTGACCTTTCACATGGTGGGGGCACACATGGCAGTTTTACTGGCAAGGGTACATgtggaaaaaagaagaagatcAGTAACAGTCAACTGGGCTTCTGCTAGGTGTGGGTAGGCGCACACCCTCCTGGTGGGCAGCCAACAGGTTGAAGTCCTCTTCTGGAGGCATCTTGGCTACCACATACCCCTGCAATGGGCTTGGCAGGCTGCCCTGAGGCACCCAGGGAGATGAAGGCGCTGTCTGTTCTCCTCTTCGCTGACAATGAGCCCAAGGAAGGTCTGATAACGTGACTTCCATAAAGTTTGTCAAGTCATAAAGTGCAGCTGTGGTGCcagggagcccagccctggggaaggaAGGCTCAGTACCATGTCCTCTGCTCAGAAGGATGCAGTGGCCCTTGAGTCACCCTTGTAATCTGCCCTGAGAACCTTCCTGCTCTTGTTCTGCCAATGCTGTGAGGAAGTGAAGGTGCTTACCTGCTACACCCCCTGCCACCCAGATGGAGAAGGGATTAGGAGCAATGCTTCCATGAGGGGTTATCCAGTCACAGAACATCGCGTACGGGACGAAATAGGCGCAGTACCCGGGAACATCCCTCAGGAGCATTGCTACATTGCCTCGGTATATTCCTGGAATCCCCTCTTTCTGCAGGATTGTCCTTAAGCAGTGGATTGGGCCTCGGTACACAGGAGATCCAGGAGCTGTGGAATTTAGTTTAGCATTTGctacaaaaaaaagaagaaaaaagatacaACTGTTGTAATAGATATATTGCCACAGAACTGCTCTCCAAAGCCCACTGCCATTCATTAGAAGTCACTGCCATCCAGTTTCTTCTGCTGGGGTCAGCAGATAACATGGGGAAAATGTTTTAGGAGAGAGTATTTAGGTCCATTTTCAGAAAACACGTAGACACTTCAGACAGATTTTCTTAGATGCATGGCATACCTCCCAATAGGTACATGCCCAGTGAGACTTCCTAATAAATTTAAGGCAATGTGCCCAATTTTCATGGATTTTAACTTCAATTTATGCCAGGTCACATCTCTGAAAGCCTTAACATCTTCAGAGTCTGGCCCTTCCCATGCAGACAAAGTTGTTTTTGTAAAAGGCATTAGGTTTCTAAGCTGCATGGAGGCTTTAAAAATGGACATAACATTGTTTTAtcaaagcaacagaaaaatgcCAGCATTTCACAGTTAAATGCCATAACTGTAATTGTGAGAAAGGTGAAATGCTGAAATCCAAGCTGTTCAGCTCTGAAGCTGCTCCATGTCTTCATTTAGCTGTTCATGTGCTCTGGTGGGGTTTGCTCCATGCTGGCAGCCTGCAATGGAATTCAGCTGGTGTCTAAAGCTGAAGCAGCCCCTTCTGCCTGTGGACAGGGAACAGCCACCCACTGCCATCCTGCTAGTGTCCCCTCCTGACCCATCCTGCTCACACCTGGGCTACCTGGCACCCTGTGTGAAATAAGTCggtttttaaatgtaaatggGAAACTTCTGCTTTTGAGCAGAGAAGAGTGGAATAACAGAGGTTTATGGGCAAATATATGTGGGACTGAGTGTGCAGAGGGAGATGGGGAGCTGGCATTGCCACTGGCAgccatggtgctgctgctgggatctcCAGGAgaccccacagcccagggactcACAATTTCTGCAGCTTCTGGTCTTGAGCAGATCTACCTCATGTTCCTTAGAGATCCCAACTGTTGGGAAACACCATTGATAAAAACCCTTCCCTTGAGCTGAGCAGGATGGGGCCTATCCTCAGGCAAAAGGGAGAAATTTtagcccatctgcagcagcacaaagcagcagaaagcccAACCTTGCCCAAAATTGTAAAGCTCTGCGTACGTACCAAAGACCGCCAGAGACAGGAAGATGAAACTCTTGCTTCCTACCTTTGGTGTAGGGCTGTGTTTGCATCTGTAGCCTGATCTTGACCAGTTCCACGGGGGTGCCAATGCCCACAGAGATGACCCCAGCCACGAGGCTGGCCAGGGTCATGTCGGCGAGCGAGGGCGCGGCGGCCGGGTCCCCGTGGCGGAGCTGGCTCAGGAACCGCTGCGTGTTGCTGAAGACCCCGAACACCACCGAGCTGTAGATGCCAATGCTGGCCAGTGGGAAGGACATGCCCTTGAAGAAGCCGGTCAGCTACCCAGGAAAGGGAGCAGGGCTTAGGAGACTGAGCAGGACTGAGCAGTGTAAACCCCAGCTTGTCTATCGGGTTAGAAATCACGGAGGCACGCAATGGTTTGGGTCGGAAAGGACTTGGGAGGTTGTCTCCTTCCAATCCCCTGCCACAGTCAGGGATGAAATGCAAATCCAAGTAGCAGATGTCTCCTGGAACCAAGTGTTCGCACATGCTGAGCAAAGGAAATTGGTTCATGCTGCTAAAGGCCTATAGAGATTGTGCAGAATATGGGATATGGCTGAAAGCACAGGAACCCCTGAAGAAGTGCCTCATATAGACAGTGTTTGTTCTGGCTTCACTAGAGTCAGCAAAATCCTTCTGGGAGACCTCTGTCAGCGGGATCAGGCAAAAGAGTCACTGGGGATGCAACCCATGTGGAGACACTGATCATTCCATGCCAGGGATCTCCCTTTTCCCTATAGGAGTCACCAAGTGGTGACTTAACCTTAGAGTTAAGCAAGACAAGGCTGTAGGGATTTGCAGGCTCAATTGCATCAACTTTATTGGTCTTTATATAATTGCTGGTGTCAACAGCATTTTGTACAATTGctttatatatttatctatttattgaCTTGCACTTTCTACCAGCACGTTTAATGTATGATGAAGTACTTACAGACTCATTTCTGTACACAGTCAGAACACACTTGAGTGTATTTCCATATCCTTGTCCAGCTTGCAAACGAGTCTGCAAAAGACATTTGTAAAATGTGATTAAAATCCTATGTTTCCAGCCCAATGGAGGCTCATGCTATGTAAACAATGTGTACTTTGCTTTGAGAGCAAGTCCTTCCTTAGTCGTAAAGAGAACTGAGCAATAAAATTAGATATATGTGCATCCACCCTCTTGAACTTTGCCAGAAGCAAGGCTAACAGGATCTCACAGCCTGAAGCTCTCTGCAACATCTGGAATCAATGACTGTCAAAAATTGCTCTCCAGCCTGGACCAGCAACcctgacccagcacagcaggctgcTGGTGTGCAGTGCTGTCATTGGCAAGGGCCTGATTTATGTGGAAATTGGAGTGGTGTGGTCTTCTCCATTTGGAGACTCTCAGGGAAGGCTGGGATGTGTTGCAAACAGAGGAGAGGTGAGCTCCCCTGGGAGACTTCTGGGGCCCTTCTGCTCCAAGGTGGATTTTAAGACACAGAGATTCTAATTGGAGCTAAAATAATTCAGCACCATCTCAGAAATTCTCCATGCTTCACTCAAAAAACAGTTTTATATAATttcaaaaaaagacattttatttctggaaaGCAAATTGGTTATACACCTTCCAAGAGATGTAAGAAATGGCACATAGGTCACAACAAAACCTACAGGATTAGGCATTTCCCCTTCtcatatgtatatatttagATCATCTTTCATTCAAGCTGCTCACAAGGTTGCACTAGAAACATCCTAACAAGGGATGCCTTTTTTGAGCTTAGAGGTGTGCAAGGAAATGGAAACACTGCTCATTTCACAGCACCTCAGGCTTCATCTTGGCTGAGGCCAGAGCTCATTTGTTAGAGAAAGACACACATGCTCCATCAGGAATATTTTTAGGAAATGGGGACATTTCTGACTGCGTTTATCAGCACTGCTGCTAGCAATGAAGGCTGAAGGGACACTGTGCTGGGGGGATGGTGTCCAATCCCATCCACTGGCTCAGCCCTGATTTACACCAGGGTGAAGCAGGAAATTATTTGGGAATTTAAAGCCCAAAGTAATGTGTGTCTTCCAGGGTTCACAGCTAGTGGGAGCTTTTGGATGGCAAACAGCAGGTTGGATGGCACAATCACTTGGCCCAGAGCCCTGCAAgaggctgccagtgctgccatgggaccctggcaggagcaggagggaccAAAGTCTGTGTTcaccccccagcccaggctcaccCCTCACCCTGGGGTGGCTCCATGCACCTCTTTGCACACatggagcatccctgctccgCTCCAGGCCTGGCCAGAGGccacagggaagcagcagcaatatTTCCTGAGCACTCAGAACGAGCTGGCACATGAGGCTGCTCCCCGGGCTCAGCAGCACACGCTGTGCAATGTGGGCAGGCTCAGGCCACGGGTGCACACTGGGCACACTGTGACTCACACTGGGGatagcagggctggggggaccaGGGGAAGGTGGTTACACCCAGAGTGACCCAGGACAAGGTgaccccagtgcccagccctgggttcATCTTAACCCAGACATTTCCACTTCGCCTCCCTGggcttgttttttgttttttctattcttttactCAGTAACCAGGTATTTAGAGGTTCAagttaatatattttttgaGTAACTGGGGGGAACTGAGTGTTCTCACAATCTGGTTCTCACACACGTCCCTTAGCTAATCTGTTAACACCCAGCACTGAAATCCCTGCTGGCATCTGTGACAAAGTCAGCTACTACCAGTATGGATATACCTCTGCAAAGTTCTcctttttgttgtgttttgatTAGATAGGGCTCTTGGGTGGCACCCAGAAGCTGAAGAAAGTTCTGGGAAAATGAATGCAGTGGGTAGGATGAAAAGAGAGCAAAGGCACAAGTTTTAGAGTTTTGTAAAGGAAAAGGATGTAGGAAAAAACAGCTGCTGGGGTTTGATGGAAGCTGCAGTGATGGGAAGAGGTGGCTGAAGGGGGAAGAGATGATTTGATGGGAAGTGTGGTGTAGATGCCACTTACCCCCCAGAGCCTGATACTCAGTCCTGCCTCCTCCCCCAAATGGGGAGACACCTGATCCCCTGGAGGCTGCAGattctgctgagcagcccctttGTAAAAactctcttttcccctttcctgctcCTGAATTTGGAACATAACAAGTCTGCCTACTTGGTATTCCCAAGGCAAAGCCTTGC
This genomic interval carries:
- the SLC25A48 gene encoding solute carrier family 25 member 48, with the translated sequence MGSLQLQDFVAGLVGGIASVVAGHPLDTVKTRLQAGQGYGNTLKCVLTVYRNESLTGFFKGMSFPLASIGIYSSVVFGVFSNTQRFLSQLRHGDPAAAPSLADMTLASLVAGVISVGIGTPVELVKIRLQMQTQPYTKANAKLNSTAPGSPVYRGPIHCLRTILQKEGIPGIYRGNVAMLLRDVPGYCAYFVPYAMFCDWITPHGSIAPNPFSIWVAGGVAGAVSWAVCTPMDVVKSRLQADGVYSNQYKGTIDCMLQSYQNEGLKVFFRGLLVNTIRGFPSSAAMFLGYELSLKAMKRCQSETNP